The following coding sequences are from one Nicotiana tabacum cultivar K326 chromosome 1, ASM71507v2, whole genome shotgun sequence window:
- the LOC107798255 gene encoding protein DETOXIFICATION 49-like, with the protein MLTPLISENPTIEYQKEHNNYIPRQKNHLTLSILEAKCIANIAFPMIFTGLILYSRSMISMIFLGRLGELSLAGGSLAIGFANITGYSILSGLAMGMEPICGQAFGAKRFKLLGLTLQRTILLLLLTSIPISFLWLYMKRLLILCGQNHNIATQAQNYILYSLPDLLTQSFLHPLRIYLRSQSITLPLTYCAAFSILIHIPINYFLVIVLNLGIKGVALSGVWTNFNLVGSLILYIIFSRVHKKTWNGISSECLKGWKSLLNLAIPSCISVCLEWWWYEIMILLCGLLINPQATVASMGILIQTTSLIYIFPSSLSFGVSTRVGNELGANRPNRAKLAAIIGLCSSLILGISALFFATMVRNIWARIFTQDQEIVTLTAMILPIIGLCELGNCPQTTGCGVLRGTARPKLGANINLGCFYFVGMPVAIWLGFYMGFDLKGLWLGLLAAQASCAVTMMLIIFAKTNWEDQARRAKELTSIIGDYDNEDEKFIDEKAEDYLDLSDYQKLENSVV; encoded by the coding sequence atGTTGACTCCATTGATTTCTGAAAATCCAACAATAGAATACCAAAAGGAACATAACAATTATATTCCTAGACAAAAAAATCATCTAACTCTTTCAATTTTAGAAGCAAAATGCATAGCTAATATTGCATTTCCAATGATATTCACAGGCTTAATTCTTTACTCTCGTTCAATGATTTCCATGATCTTTCTTGGCCGGCTCGGCGAGCTTTCTTTAGCCGGCGGTTCGCTCGCTATTGGTTTTGCAAATATAACCGGTTATTCAATTCTTTCTGGTTTAGCCATGGGAATGGAACCAATTTGTGGACAAGCTTTTGGTGCAAAAAGATTCAAGCTTTTAGGTCTTACGTTACAAAGGACAATTCTTTTGCTACTTTTAACCTCAATTCCAATTTCATTCTTGTGGCTATACATGAAAAGACTCTTGATATTATGTGGCCAAAATCATAATATTGCAACACAAGCTCAAAATTACATTCTTTATTCACTTCCTGATCTTTTAACTCAGTCATTTTTACACCCCCTTAGAATTTATCTACGTTCACAATCCATAACATTACCTCTAACTTATTGTGCTGCTTTTTCTATTCTTATCCATATCCCaataaattattttcttgttATAGTACTTAATCTTGGAATTAAAGGGGTTGCCTTAAGTGGGGTTTGGACAAATTTCAATCTTGTTGGTTCATTAATTCTTTATATTATATTTTCTAGGGTACATAAAAAAACTTGGAATGGAATTTCCTCAGAGTGTTTAAAGGGATGGAAATCACTTCTAAATTTAGCAATTCCAAGTTGTATTAGTGTTTGCCTAGAATGGTGGTGGTACGAAATTATGATTTTATTATGTGGACTTTTAATTAATCCTCAAGCTACAGTTGCATCAATGGGAATATTGATTCAAACAACATCTTTGATATATATTTTTCCATCTTCTTTGAGTTTTGGTGTATCAACAAGAGTTGGAAATGAATTAGGAGCTAATCGTCCGAATCGCGCTAAATTAGCAGCCATAATTGGACTATGTTCAAGCTTAATATTAGGAATTTCAGCATTATTTTTTGCTACTATGGTAAGAAATATTTGGGCAAGAATATTTACTCAAGATCAAGAAATTGTGACATTAACGGCTATGATTTTGCCAATTATAGGACTATGTGAACTTGGGAACTGTCCACAGACAACAGGTTGTGGTGTTTTAAGAGGAACAGCACGTCCTAAATTAGGTGCTAATATTAATTTAGGATGTTTTTATTTTGTTGGAATGCCAGTGGCTATTTGGTTAGGATTTTATATGGGGTTTGATTTAAAAGGATTATGGTTGGGATTATTAGCTGCTCAAGCTTCATGTGCAGTGACTATGATGTTAATTATATTTGCCAAAACTAATTGGGAAGATCAAGCAAGAAGAGCAAAAGAACTTACTTCAATTATTGGTGATTATGATAATGAAGATGAAAAGTTCATTGATGAAAAGGCAGAGGATTATTTGGATTTATCAGATTATCAGAAGCTAGAGAATTCAgttgtttga
- the LOC107798256 gene encoding sugar carrier protein C-like yields the protein MAGGGIGPSNGKEYPGKLTTKVLITCIVAACGGLIFGYDIGISGGVTSMPKFLEKFFPDVYAKEVLHTVSTNQYCKFNSSKLTLFTSSLYLAALVASWFASTITRRMGRRLSMLFGGVLFCFGAIINGLAQNVAMLIIGRVLLGCGIGFANQSVPVYLSEMAPFKSRGALNIMFQMSITIGILAANLINYFTAKIKDGWRYSLGGAVVPALIFIVGSLFLPDTPNSLIERGNKEEAKRRLQIIRGIENVDVEFYDLVEASERSKEVKHPWSNIRKRRNRPQLTFAMLIPAFQQLTGMNVIMFYAPVLFKTIGFGDTASLMSAVITGGVNFVATFVSILAVDRVGRRVLFIEGGLQMLVCQIIIAISIALKFGTSGNPGELPVWYASFVVFFICVYVAGFAWSWGPLGWLVPSEIFPLEVRSAGQAVNVSVNMIFTFFIAEIFTEMLCVFKFGLFIFFAVFVFIMTLFIYHFLPETKGIPIDEMSKIWSKHWYWQKYVPNDDPFPPQSPPRKLHSPVKEHNIQMVVNMDEKEA from the exons atggcAGGGGGTGGAATTGGACCATCAAATGGCAAAGAATACCCCGGAAAACTCACAACTAAAGTTCTCATTACTTGTATTGTTGCTGCTTGTGGTGGTTTAATCTTTGGTTATGACATTGGAATTTCAg GGGGGGTGACGTCGATGCCtaaatttttggagaagtttttTCCAGATGTATATGCAAAGGAAGTATTACACACAGTGTCAACGAATCAGTACTGCAAATTTAATAGCTCGAAATTGACACTATTTACATCTTCTTTATATTTGGCTGCGCTTGTTGCATCTTGGTTTGCTTCAACTATAACTAGACGTATGGGTCGAAGATTGTCTATGCTTTTTGGTGGAGTTCTTTTTTGCTTTGGTGCTATTATTAATGGCTTAGCCCAAAATGTGGCTATGCTCATTATTGGTAGAGTTCTTCTTGGTTGTGGTATTGGTTTTGCCAATCAG TCTGTGCCAGTGTACCTCTCAGAGATGGCACCATTTAAAAGCCGTGGTGCATTAAACATTATGTTTCAAATGTCTATCACAATTGGAATTCTTGCAGCAAATTTGATCAATTATTTCACCGCGAAGATAAAAGATGGATGGCGTTACAGTTTAGGAGGAGCAGTGGTACCAGCTTTGATATTCATTGTTGGTTCTCTATTTCTTCCTGATACTCCAAATTCTCTAATTGAACGTGGAAATAAGGAAGAAGCGAAAAGGAGGCTTCAAATAATCAGAGGAATTGAAAATGTGGACGTAGAGTTTTATGATTTGGTTGAAGCAAGTGAAAGATCAAAGGAAGTTAAGCATCCTTGGAGTAATATACGCAAACGAAGGAATAGGCCACAACTGACATTTGCTATGCTTATTCCTGCATTTCAACAGTTAACTGGGATGAATGTTATCATGTTTTATGCACCTGTTCTTTTTAAGACGATTGGTTTTGGCGATACTGCTTCGCTTATGTCTGCTGTGATAACTGGGGGTGTTAATTTTGTTGCCACCTTTGTTTCTATTCTTGCTGTTGATAGGGTTGGAAGGAGAGTTCTCTTTATTGAAGGTGGTTTGCAAATGTTGGTTTGTCAG ATTATTATAGCAATTTCTATTGCACTCAAATTTGGGACAAGTGGTAATCCAGGGGAATTGCCAGTATGGTATGCATCTTTTGTGGTGTTCTTCATCTGCGTATACGTTGCTGGTTTTGCATGGTCATGGGGACCTTTAGGATGGTTGGTTCCAAGTGAAATTTTCCCTCTAGAAGTTCGATCTGCAGGCCAGGCAGTGAATGTGTCTGTCAACATGATTTTCACTTTCTTCATTGCCGAAATTTTTACAGAAATGTTATGTGTCTTCAAGTTTGGTCTCTTCATATTCTTTGctgtttttgtttttatcatGACCTTATTCATCTACCACTTCCTTCCCGAGACTAAAGGAATTCCTATTGATGAAATGAGTAAGATTTGGAGTAAGCATTGGTATTGGCAAAAATATGTTCCAAATGATGATCCTTTTCCTCCTCAATCACCACCAAGAAAGTTACATTCACCTGTTAAAGAGCACAACATTCAAATGGTCGTGAATATGGACGAGAAAGAAGCTTAG